The Halalkalibacter krulwichiae genome has a segment encoding these proteins:
- a CDS encoding RluA family pseudouridine synthase, which yields MDNYLAKLVWKVVADWDNQLLRLFLRERCQISKRALADIKFNNGLILLNNKEVTVRAIVKKGDEVQIYLPSEQVSASVKPEYHPLSISYEDEHLLVINKKAGMPTIPSREHPGGTLANAVVGYFQEKNHQATFHAVNRLDKDTSGLLIIAKHRLAHDRFSKMQQEGKVKRYYKAIVTGFLKRGEGTINAPIERDPNSIIARQVRMDGKEAITHYRAQVRTSKFSVVEIRLETGRTHQIRVHFSYIGHPLLGDDLYGGSTAMISRQALHCHKVEFEHPFQQSVMTIQEEIPEDMKCIGNEGEQI from the coding sequence GTGGATAATTATTTAGCAAAACTAGTGTGGAAAGTCGTTGCTGATTGGGATAACCAATTACTTCGGCTTTTTTTAAGGGAACGTTGTCAGATTTCAAAGCGAGCACTGGCGGACATTAAGTTTAACAATGGTCTTATTTTGCTTAACAACAAGGAAGTAACGGTTCGTGCAATTGTTAAAAAAGGCGATGAAGTTCAAATTTATCTTCCTTCTGAACAAGTTAGTGCATCAGTGAAACCGGAGTATCATCCTTTAAGTATTTCTTATGAAGATGAACATTTGTTAGTGATTAACAAAAAAGCGGGAATGCCAACGATTCCATCGCGAGAGCACCCGGGTGGAACGCTAGCAAATGCTGTGGTAGGTTATTTTCAAGAAAAGAATCATCAGGCTACTTTTCATGCGGTTAATCGATTAGATAAAGACACTTCTGGATTGTTGATCATTGCTAAACATCGCTTGGCGCATGATCGTTTTTCAAAAATGCAGCAAGAAGGTAAAGTTAAACGGTATTATAAGGCAATCGTAACTGGTTTTTTGAAGCGAGGAGAAGGAACCATTAATGCCCCTATTGAAAGAGACCCAAATAGTATAATTGCAAGGCAAGTTAGAATGGATGGGAAAGAAGCTATTACTCATTATAGAGCGCAAGTAAGAACGTCTAAATTCTCAGTTGTGGAAATAAGGCTTGAAACAGGAAGAACTCATCAAATTAGAGTACACTTTTCCTATATTGGCCACCCTTTATTAGGAGATGATTTATATGGTGGTAGTACAGCTATGATAAGTCGTCAAGCCTTACATTGTCATAAAGTAGAGTTTGAACATCCGTTTCAACAGTCAGTTATGACAATTCAAGAAGAAATTCCAGAAGATATGAAATGTATAGGAAATGAGGGTGAGCAAATTTGA
- the fabI gene encoding enoyl-ACP reductase FabI gives MLQLSLSERTYVVMGVANKRSIAWGIAQSLANAGARLIFTYAGERLEKNVRQLAETLERNDHLVLPCDITSDEEIEKTFAKIKVEVGTIHGIAHCIAFANKEELEGEYLNTTRDGFLLAQNISAYSLTAVAKVARSVMTEGGSIVTMTYLGGERVVRNYNVMGVAKASLDASVKYLANDLGKENIRVNAISAGPIRTLAAKGIGGFNDVLKEIEERAPLRRTTTQEEVGDTALFLMSDLSRGITGELLHVDSGYNILSMS, from the coding sequence ATGTTGCAACTTTCTTTATCAGAACGTACATATGTAGTCATGGGTGTGGCTAATAAGCGAAGTATTGCTTGGGGAATCGCGCAATCTCTTGCGAACGCAGGAGCAAGGTTAATTTTTACATATGCGGGTGAGCGTTTAGAAAAGAACGTACGCCAGTTAGCGGAAACGTTAGAAAGAAACGATCATCTTGTATTACCTTGTGATATTACAAGTGATGAAGAGATTGAGAAAACATTTGCGAAAATCAAAGTTGAAGTCGGAACTATTCACGGGATTGCTCATTGTATTGCTTTTGCTAACAAAGAAGAGCTTGAAGGTGAATATTTAAATACGACACGAGATGGCTTTCTTCTGGCTCAAAATATTAGTGCGTATTCACTTACGGCAGTAGCAAAAGTCGCACGCTCAGTTATGACTGAAGGCGGAAGCATCGTAACTATGACTTACCTTGGTGGGGAAAGAGTTGTACGTAACTATAACGTAATGGGAGTAGCGAAAGCTTCTTTAGATGCAAGTGTTAAATACTTAGCGAATGACTTAGGAAAAGAAAATATCCGAGTAAATGCCATTTCGGCAGGACCTATTCGTACTTTAGCAGCTAAAGGCATTGGTGGATTTAACGATGTATTAAAAGAAATTGAAGAGCGAGCACCGCTTCGACGCACTACTACTCAAGAAGAGGTTGGAGATACTGCCTTATTCTTAATGAGTGACCTTTCACGTGGAATTACTGGAGAACTTCTTCACGTTGATAGTGGTTACAATATTTTATCAATGTCATAA
- a CDS encoding globin domain-containing protein: protein MTNSSQTPYETLGGEQVLSQLVDTFYTKVSQHSDLAPLFPDDLTETARKQKQFLTQFLGGPTLYTDEHGHPMLRARHMPFVITPIQAEAWLFCMKEAMDEIELTGPIRDYMIERLTMTANHMVNQPS from the coding sequence ATGACAAATTCAAGTCAAACCCCTTATGAGACTTTAGGTGGAGAACAAGTATTATCTCAATTAGTAGATACGTTTTATACAAAAGTATCTCAACATTCAGATTTGGCTCCACTATTTCCAGATGATCTAACTGAAACTGCAAGGAAACAAAAACAATTCTTAACACAATTTTTAGGTGGACCAACTCTTTATACAGATGAGCATGGACATCCTATGCTACGTGCTCGCCACATGCCATTTGTCATTACACCAATTCAAGCTGAGGCTTGGCTTTTCTGTATGAAAGAAGCAATGGATGAGATTGAGTTAACAGGGCCAATTCGTGATTACATGATCGAACGATTGACCATGACTGCTAACCATATGGTTAATCAACCATCATAG
- the prpE gene encoding bis(5'-nucleosyl)-tetraphosphatase PrpE, translated as MKFDVIGDIHGCYEELLAIMSKLGYEKIKDTYHHPEQRKLAFIGDLTDRGPNSTEVINLVANLVSTGQAYYCPGNHCDKLYRYFLGRNVQITHGLETTVAELKALSKKEYNRIRQTFMNLVEQSPLYHVLDQKNLVIAHAGIRSSDIGKTNKRIKTFVLYGDITGESNPDGTPIRRDWAQHHEGREWIVYGHTPVKKPRFVRNTVNIDTGCVFGGALTALQYPEMTTVQVPSSLPFVEEKFRSFE; from the coding sequence ATGAAATTTGATGTTATCGGTGATATACATGGATGTTATGAAGAGCTATTAGCAATTATGTCGAAATTAGGTTATGAAAAAATAAAAGATACATACCATCATCCAGAACAAAGAAAGTTAGCTTTTATTGGTGATTTAACAGACCGTGGACCTAACTCCACTGAAGTCATCAACCTAGTTGCAAACCTCGTTTCAACTGGACAAGCATATTACTGCCCAGGGAATCATTGCGATAAACTTTATCGTTATTTTCTAGGGAGAAATGTTCAGATTACCCATGGATTAGAAACGACTGTAGCCGAGTTAAAGGCACTTTCAAAAAAAGAATATAACCGCATTCGCCAAACATTTATGAATTTAGTAGAACAATCTCCTCTTTATCACGTCCTAGACCAAAAGAACCTTGTTATCGCTCATGCCGGGATTCGCTCTAGCGATATCGGAAAAACCAATAAGCGAATAAAAACATTCGTTCTTTACGGTGATATCACCGGGGAAAGCAACCCTGATGGAACACCGATCAGACGTGATTGGGCACAACACCATGAAGGGAGAGAATGGATCGTTTACGGACACACTCCCGTAAAAAAACCACGTTTTGTCAGAAACACTGTTAATATTGATACTGGATGTGTGTTTGGAGGAGCTCTTACAGCTTTACAATACCCTGAAATGACAACGGTTCAAGTCCCATCCTCGCTTCCTTTTGTTGAGGAGAAATTCAGAAGCTTCGAATAA
- a CDS encoding lytic transglycosylase domain-containing protein, with protein sequence MDLTFLQHVNRFQGLTLGPSAPKGQQQSVIQAMFSQILEEQMTKLNQPVFSRKNDLFLDPTVRYRIEQTAISVTSPTKAVNQTAQPSLPDQAIRVQPLIESAAKKYNIDPKLINAVIQHESNYNPNAKSHAGAIGLMQLMPATAKGLNVRNAYDPKQNIDGGAKYLRQMLNRYNGDIRLALAAYNAGPGNVDRYNGIPPFKETQAYVPKVYNTYLNA encoded by the coding sequence ATGGATCTGACTTTCCTACAACATGTTAATCGTTTTCAAGGATTAACTTTGGGGCCAAGTGCTCCGAAAGGACAACAGCAAAGTGTCATTCAAGCAATGTTCTCTCAAATCCTTGAAGAACAAATGACTAAATTAAATCAGCCTGTTTTTTCAAGAAAGAATGATTTATTTCTTGATCCAACAGTAAGATATCGAATTGAACAGACTGCTATTTCGGTTACAAGTCCAACTAAAGCAGTGAATCAAACTGCACAACCATCTTTACCTGATCAAGCAATTCGCGTTCAACCGTTAATTGAATCAGCTGCCAAAAAATACAACATAGACCCAAAACTAATTAATGCCGTGATCCAGCACGAATCGAATTATAACCCTAACGCCAAAAGCCATGCTGGCGCTATTGGATTAATGCAATTAATGCCAGCTACTGCCAAAGGATTAAATGTTCGAAATGCTTATGACCCTAAGCAAAACATTGATGGAGGTGCGAAGTATCTGAGGCAAATGCTTAATCGTTATAACGGAGACATTCGTCTTGCCTTAGCAGCTTATAATGCTGGTCCAGGAAACGTTGATCGTTATAACGGGATTCCTCCATTTAAAGAAACACAAGCTTACGTACCAAAAGTATATAACACATATTTAAATGCATAA
- a CDS encoding ClpXP adapter SpxH family protein, whose protein sequence is MNQKDTPSTCDNQLGVCGLDPEHQEIKRHKPIELYTFIDPLCAECWAFEPMLKKLQVEYGDYFRIRTLVAGRLQAWNVCRSTAKGLTGKKQEIASSWEAIASKTGMSCDGDVLLENDWNSPYLSSLAIKAAELQGPQLGARFLRKLREALFLEKQNITEQHVLIDCARKAGLDVDEFKNDLSSETAARTLQHDIHTTNEMEVEIVPTFVFFNANVEDDGIKVSGNYPYSVYVQILEEMLGFKPKPKKEITLEDFIKRFELVATIEVSVVLNLTEEEAERQLKALVLQQKVEAVPVKYGVFWRSQINK, encoded by the coding sequence TTGAACCAGAAAGATACTCCTTCAACTTGCGACAATCAACTTGGTGTTTGTGGTCTAGATCCTGAACATCAAGAAATTAAACGTCATAAACCAATAGAATTGTATACTTTTATTGATCCGCTTTGTGCCGAATGTTGGGCTTTTGAACCAATGCTGAAGAAACTCCAAGTAGAATACGGTGACTATTTTCGAATTCGAACTCTCGTTGCAGGCCGTTTGCAAGCATGGAATGTTTGCAGATCAACAGCAAAAGGACTGACAGGTAAGAAACAAGAGATTGCTTCTAGTTGGGAAGCCATTGCTAGTAAGACCGGAATGTCCTGCGATGGAGATGTTCTACTTGAGAATGATTGGAATTCTCCTTATCTCTCTTCCTTAGCAATTAAAGCTGCTGAATTACAAGGCCCACAACTTGGAGCACGCTTTTTACGAAAACTGAGAGAAGCATTATTTCTTGAAAAACAAAACATTACAGAGCAGCACGTTCTAATAGACTGTGCTAGAAAAGCTGGATTAGACGTCGATGAATTCAAAAACGACTTATCGTCAGAAACCGCCGCAAGAACGCTACAACATGACATTCATACAACAAATGAAATGGAAGTTGAAATCGTTCCAACTTTTGTGTTCTTTAACGCTAACGTTGAAGATGATGGGATAAAAGTTTCCGGTAATTATCCATATAGTGTCTATGTACAAATACTTGAAGAAATGCTAGGTTTCAAACCTAAACCTAAAAAAGAAATTACTCTAGAAGATTTTATTAAACGCTTTGAACTAGTAGCTACAATTGAAGTATCCGTTGTATTAAACCTGACTGAAGAAGAAGCAGAGAGACAGTTAAAAGCTCTTGTCCTACAACAAAAAGTAGAAGCTGTTCCGGTGAAATATGGAGTTTTTTGGCGCTCACAGATTAATAAATAA
- a CDS encoding cation:proton antiporter codes for MITQPVTNPVLIFAIAMVIFLVAPLIMAKLRIPGIIGFIFAGVIVGPNGLGILDRDPTIILLGTVGLLYIIFIAGLEIDLEGFKKYRNRSLTFGTMSFTIPFILGTMGAYLLGYSVAGAILLGSLLGSHTLLAYPIASRLGISKNKAVTTSVGGTIMTDTLALLILAVVAGSTQGELTADFWFVLIVSLIIYVAGVFIIVPIAAKFFFRTLSSEGTLEYIFVMTVLFVSAFFATVAGLEPIIGAFLAGLALNRFLFEQSPLMNRIKFIGNSLFIPFFLLSVGMLMDLRILIYEPQAWVKAALVVILVISGKFMAAWIAGKIYRYSIEEVKLMFGLTIPQAAATLAATLVGFDLGLFDQATVNAIIVMILITCMIGPYTVEKFARMIAMLEEQKPYEPSQAPERVLVPIANPNTMESLMDLSFIVRGQSPQPLFTLAVAQGGKEDSESRIVQAEKILSHSKVYAAGAEVPIQMLTRIDTNITSGILRAMEESRITTAVIGWNGKLSTPQKIFGGILDQLLERSTQMVLVSKLGHPLNTTKRIVIIIPSGFDHKAGYYQSVKTAKLLASQLGATITCYVVKDHLNSYARTFNEMKPDVKVTMTSLLSWNEWHNMYMPLLRSDDIVLVFSARRGTIAWHPQLERLPRVLAHSGPESFIMVYPPETEEVDLRGTREQNCQKHLCLKVLMNKVVTMNFKRRISH; via the coding sequence TTGATAACACAACCTGTTACAAATCCTGTTCTTATTTTTGCTATAGCGATGGTTATCTTTTTGGTGGCTCCTCTAATTATGGCAAAACTAAGAATTCCCGGGATAATAGGGTTTATTTTTGCAGGGGTTATAGTAGGGCCCAATGGATTAGGTATTTTAGATCGAGATCCGACTATTATTCTTCTTGGGACAGTAGGCCTCCTTTATATTATTTTTATAGCAGGGCTAGAAATCGACTTAGAAGGCTTTAAGAAATATCGAAATAGAAGTTTAACCTTTGGTACGATGTCTTTTACAATCCCTTTTATTTTGGGTACTATGGGTGCTTATTTACTTGGCTATTCAGTAGCTGGGGCAATTTTGCTCGGGTCGTTACTTGGGTCACATACTTTGCTAGCTTATCCAATTGCTAGTCGTTTAGGAATTTCAAAAAACAAGGCTGTTACGACATCTGTTGGTGGAACGATTATGACCGACACGCTTGCGCTACTTATATTAGCAGTAGTGGCTGGTTCAACTCAAGGAGAGTTAACAGCTGATTTTTGGTTTGTATTAATTGTGTCATTAATTATTTACGTTGCGGGTGTTTTTATTATTGTGCCAATCGCCGCAAAATTTTTCTTTCGAACGTTAAGTAGTGAAGGGACACTTGAGTATATTTTTGTCATGACAGTTTTGTTTGTGTCTGCCTTTTTCGCAACGGTTGCTGGGTTAGAGCCGATAATCGGGGCATTTCTTGCAGGTTTGGCGCTGAATCGTTTCTTATTTGAACAAAGTCCATTAATGAACCGGATTAAGTTTATTGGTAATTCTTTGTTTATTCCTTTCTTTCTACTATCTGTTGGAATGTTAATGGATTTGAGAATTTTAATTTACGAGCCCCAAGCCTGGGTGAAAGCTGCACTAGTTGTAATATTAGTGATTTCCGGAAAGTTTATGGCAGCATGGATTGCTGGAAAGATTTATCGTTATTCAATAGAAGAAGTTAAGTTAATGTTTGGTCTAACCATCCCTCAAGCGGCAGCAACGTTAGCGGCAACTCTAGTTGGTTTTGATTTAGGGTTGTTTGATCAAGCAACGGTTAATGCAATTATAGTCATGATTCTCATTACATGTATGATAGGGCCGTATACAGTAGAAAAGTTTGCTAGAATGATTGCTATGCTAGAGGAACAAAAGCCATATGAACCTTCTCAAGCTCCGGAAAGGGTATTGGTACCAATAGCCAACCCGAATACAATGGAATCCTTAATGGATCTTTCATTTATAGTCAGAGGGCAATCTCCACAACCATTGTTTACTTTGGCTGTTGCGCAAGGTGGAAAAGAAGACTCTGAATCGAGGATTGTTCAGGCTGAGAAAATACTAAGTCATTCAAAAGTCTATGCAGCTGGAGCAGAAGTACCAATTCAAATGCTAACAAGAATTGATACCAATATTACTTCTGGTATATTAAGAGCAATGGAAGAATCACGAATTACAACTGCTGTTATTGGTTGGAATGGCAAACTCTCAACACCACAGAAGATTTTTGGGGGAATCCTTGATCAGCTATTAGAAAGATCCACACAAATGGTTCTTGTTTCGAAGTTGGGTCATCCTCTTAATACTACGAAAAGAATTGTAATTATCATTCCTTCTGGGTTTGACCATAAAGCTGGTTATTATCAGTCTGTAAAAACTGCAAAACTTCTTGCAAGCCAATTAGGTGCAACCATTACTTGTTATGTAGTTAAAGATCATTTAAATAGCTATGCCCGAACATTTAATGAGATGAAGCCAGATGTAAAAGTCACAATGACGAGTCTTTTATCTTGGAATGAATGGCATAATATGTATATGCCACTGTTACGTTCTGATGATATCGTGCTTGTCTTTAGCGCAAGGAGAGGGACCATTGCGTGGCACCCTCAGTTAGAAAGATTGCCGAGAGTGCTGGCGCATTCTGGTCCTGAGAGCTTTATCATGGTCTATCCTCCAGAGACGGAAGAAGTAGACTTACGTGGTACAAGGGAACAGAATTGCCAAAAACATTTATGTCTAAAGGTTCTTATGAATAAAGTCGTTACAATGAATTTTAAGAGGAGGATCTCTCATTGA
- a CDS encoding GTP pyrophosphokinase, which translates to MSGWNIFLTPYKQAVEELKVKLKGIREQYQKTSKHTPIEFVTGRVKPVSSILDKAKRKNVPLDQLESQMEDLAGLRIVTQFVEDIETVVDLIRSRKDFEIIEERDYIVEKKPSGYRSYHLVLLYPVQTIEGEKKILVELQVRTLAMNFWATIEHSLNYKYSGEIPEHIKIRLQRAAESAFQLDEEMSIIRDEVREAQRIITKKEEQGSKL; encoded by the coding sequence ATGAGTGGTTGGAATATCTTTCTTACACCTTATAAACAGGCTGTAGAAGAGCTGAAAGTTAAACTAAAAGGAATTAGGGAGCAGTACCAAAAAACATCAAAACATACCCCGATAGAGTTTGTTACAGGAAGGGTTAAGCCGGTATCAAGCATTTTAGACAAAGCTAAGCGTAAAAACGTTCCTTTAGATCAATTAGAATCTCAAATGGAAGACTTAGCAGGATTACGAATCGTTACGCAATTTGTGGAGGATATAGAAACGGTTGTTGATTTAATTCGTTCTAGAAAGGATTTTGAAATTATTGAAGAACGAGATTATATCGTAGAGAAAAAGCCTAGTGGATACCGTTCTTATCACCTTGTTCTCCTCTATCCTGTTCAGACAATTGAAGGGGAGAAAAAGATTCTAGTAGAATTGCAAGTACGAACTTTAGCGATGAATTTTTGGGCGACAATTGAGCATTCTTTAAATTATAAATATAGTGGAGAAATTCCTGAACATATTAAAATTAGGCTGCAACGAGCAGCGGAATCTGCTTTTCAACTTGACGAAGAGATGTCAATTATACGTGATGAAGTAAGAGAGGCACAGCGTATTATCACGAAAAAGGAAGAGCAGGGGAGTAAGCTGTAG
- a CDS encoding NAD kinase yields MNFMVTSRGDDVSNKLQQRIKRYLLDFGLKHDDKEPEMVITVGGDGTLLQAFHDYCDRLEDTAFVGIHTGHLGFYADWVPDEVEKLVIHIAKTPYQIVEYPLLEVVIRHEGETNSERHLALNEMTIKSLGGSLVSSVDIKGEAFEVFRGDGLCISTPSGSTAYNKALGGAILHPSLSSIQVAEMASINNRVYRTVGSPLVLPQHHTCLLRPLNDIDVQVTIDHYTLEHSRVKSIQCRVADEKVRFARFRPFPFWKRVRESFIRG; encoded by the coding sequence ATGAATTTTATGGTGACATCTCGTGGAGATGATGTATCCAATAAATTGCAGCAGAGAATTAAGCGATACTTACTAGATTTTGGTCTGAAACATGACGATAAAGAACCGGAAATGGTCATAACTGTAGGTGGCGATGGTACGCTTTTACAAGCTTTTCATGATTATTGTGATCGTTTAGAGGATACGGCCTTTGTTGGGATACATACGGGACATCTTGGTTTTTATGCTGATTGGGTACCAGATGAAGTTGAAAAGCTAGTCATCCATATCGCCAAAACTCCTTATCAGATCGTTGAATACCCACTGCTTGAAGTAGTGATACGGCATGAAGGGGAAACGAATTCAGAGAGGCATCTTGCGTTGAATGAAATGACAATAAAGAGCCTTGGTGGGTCTCTTGTTAGTAGTGTGGATATTAAAGGAGAGGCGTTTGAGGTCTTTCGAGGGGATGGGCTTTGCATATCTACCCCTTCTGGAAGTACTGCTTATAATAAAGCGTTAGGAGGGGCAATCCTTCATCCGTCTTTATCTTCTATTCAAGTTGCTGAAATGGCATCGATTAATAATCGTGTCTATCGTACGGTCGGTTCCCCTTTAGTTCTGCCACAACATCATACTTGTTTATTAAGACCTTTAAATGATATTGATGTACAAGTGACGATTGACCATTATACGCTTGAACATAGTAGAGTGAAATCTATTCAATGTCGTGTTGCCGATGAAAAAGTTCGTTTTGCAAGATTTCGACCTTTTCCTTTTTGGAAGAGAGTAAGGGAGTCATTTATTCGTGGATAA
- a CDS encoding CYTH domain-containing protein, producing MSQEIEIEVKSMLTEAGFFQLLKHFNLKEEEAIIQHNHYFETATFSLKEKGAGLRIREKQGIFTLTLKQPHKVGKLETHQSLSFESWLQAKEEGLLPNGEVMKQLQQLDIPVVQLQYQGTLSTSRIEMPYNEGVLCFDKSSYFDKIDFEIEYEGQSEQHANTTLLNILSQVNLTPTSTENKVRRFFSEKLKVDKSSF from the coding sequence ATGTCACAAGAAATTGAAATAGAAGTTAAATCCATGCTAACTGAAGCTGGTTTCTTTCAACTGCTCAAACATTTTAACCTTAAAGAAGAAGAAGCGATCATTCAACATAATCACTATTTTGAGACAGCGACTTTTTCCTTAAAAGAAAAAGGGGCCGGACTTAGAATCCGTGAGAAACAAGGAATCTTCACATTAACTCTAAAGCAGCCTCATAAAGTTGGCAAACTAGAAACTCATCAGTCGCTGTCATTTGAATCATGGTTACAAGCAAAAGAAGAAGGACTCCTTCCGAACGGAGAAGTGATGAAGCAGCTTCAACAATTAGATATTCCTGTAGTTCAACTTCAATATCAAGGTACTTTAAGTACAAGCAGAATTGAAATGCCGTATAACGAAGGTGTTCTTTGTTTTGATAAAAGTTCTTATTTTGACAAAATTGACTTTGAAATTGAATATGAAGGGCAATCTGAGCAACATGCAAATACTACTCTACTGAATATCTTGTCTCAAGTAAATCTAACTCCAACTTCAACCGAAAACAAAGTGAGAAGATTTTTCTCAGAGAAATTAAAGGTAGATAAATCCTCATTTTAG